From the Paenibacillus tianjinensis genome, the window GCTCAGCTTCTTCTTTCACGGAATCTTGAGCTTGTTTCTTTGTTCCTACGAACAGGATTGTGCCGTTGTCGCCAGCGACGCTTTTTACAAAGTTGTAAGCTTCCTCTACCTTTTTAACCGTTTTTTGCAGGTCAATAATGTAAATTCCGTTTCTTTCAGTGAAGATATAACGATCCATCTTTGGGTTCCAACGACGAGTCTGGTGACCGAAGTGTACCCCAGCTTCGAGAAGCTGTTTCATGGAGATTACTGCCATCTTCACACACCTCCTAATTTTGGTTTATTGTGTGTCTCCTCCGCCGCGCGTCATTTTTCTACAAGACTTTCTTCTGAAGAAAGCACCCCTTGTCGAAATCAACCGGCGTGTGTTTTAACACCGTCAATTACTATACCATAATAAAATAATGTATGCAACGATTCATGAAATGTTTTATGATTTTCTGCCTTAATGTAACTTCATTTCACTGTAATCAGCTTCTCAATTATGGAGTTTACACTTTCCCCTTTGGTGAAATTGTAGCTGCCATATTGAATTTTTGCATTAATTTTGCGGCTCATGGCAGTTTTAAGAAACTCGCTCTGCTCCTTAATGACTCCGGCCTTTGCCAAAAGCTGAGCAGTTTCTGTAAGTGTGCTGCCAGGCGGAATGCGGACAGCAACAACTCCGCTTACTGCGGCCTGTGGAGTTGCCGGTGCCTCTGGGGCTGTTCCTGCGCTTTGTACGGGCTTGGAAGGGACTGCCGGCTCTGTAGGCGCAGCAGCAGCACTAGGCTGCACAGCAGCTTCCGGTGACGCTGCTGCGGATGGGATTGGAGATGAAGTGCTGGTGGCATCACTTGCCTCCGGTTTGTCCTTATTATCCGTCTGACCGGCAGGTTCAGTAACTTGCGCCGCTGGCTCCGGACTCGCTTGGGGATCAGCCGCAGGATCTGTTACAATCAGATTCAGTTTAGCTGCCTGCTGGACAAGCTCCTCCTTTGTTAACGAAGGAGCTGCCCCGCCGGAGATCATCAGCTGAAGGAGAAGAGCGCCTGATATCAGCCCTGTTCCCAGACCGAACATAAACGAGCGGTTCTTGATCATACCGACTCCTCCTGCTTCGCCAGCTGCAGAATGAGCTGGACTTCACCGCGCTGAAGTCCGGCTGTTTTAGCAATGGAGTCAATAGACTTGCCCTGCTCATGCAATTCAAACAACCGCGGATAACGGAGCTTGATTGAACTAATAGGCTTTGCCTTTGGCTCAGAAGTCACAGTCTCGGCACTTCCCGGAGGAGCCTCTGCAGTAATCTTACCTCCATTGTTTTTAACAACAGCCGTCAGCTGAAGTAATCCCTTTTCTTCTGCCGTTAGCCTGGAATCAAGCAACAGCATATTTTTTTGCAATTCGGCGACCTGCTCCCGGAGTCCGCCAATCTCTTCCTGCAGAGCCGCTTTGGTGTTCTGGGACTGCTGCTTAATGCTGCCGACGAGCTGTATCATTTCATTATTCTCACGCTCGATGTCGG encodes:
- a CDS encoding endolytic transglycosylase MltG, with amino-acid sequence MIKNRSFMFGLGTGLISGALLLQLMISGGAAPSLTKEELVQQAAKLNLIVTDPAADPQASPEPAAQVTEPAGQTDNKDKPEASDATSTSSPIPSAAASPEAAVQPSAAAAPTEPAVPSKPVQSAGTAPEAPATPQAAVSGVVAVRIPPGSTLTETAQLLAKAGVIKEQSEFLKTAMSRKINAKIQYGSYNFTKGESVNSIIEKLITVK